A window from Lactiplantibacillus pentosus encodes these proteins:
- a CDS encoding YqeG family HAD IIIA-type phosphatase, whose product MINQFKPTWMIPAIYNVTPAQLRAQGIKAVFTDLDNTLIAWDNPDGTPELKKWLHALQDAGIPLVVVSNNSEARIAKALEQLDLPFVSRSLKPLPIGLNKARHDLGLHKNEVVMVGDQYITDMWSAHLAGVPSILVKPIVTTDAWNTRINRFFERFIKLRLAHVYPEMHFQEDLNK is encoded by the coding sequence ATGATTAATCAATTTAAACCAACTTGGATGATACCAGCAATTTATAATGTGACGCCAGCACAGCTACGGGCGCAAGGTATCAAGGCCGTTTTTACGGATCTTGATAACACGTTGATTGCCTGGGATAATCCAGATGGCACCCCGGAACTGAAAAAGTGGCTGCATGCGTTGCAAGACGCTGGGATTCCGTTAGTCGTCGTTTCGAATAACTCGGAAGCACGTATCGCCAAGGCATTGGAGCAGTTAGATTTGCCATTCGTTTCGCGGTCGTTGAAGCCGTTACCGATTGGACTCAATAAGGCCCGGCACGATTTAGGCTTACACAAAAATGAAGTGGTGATGGTCGGTGACCAATACATCACGGACATGTGGAGTGCCCACTTAGCCGGTGTGCCCAGTATTCTGGTCAAGCCAATCGTGACGACGGATGCCTGGAATACGCGCATCAACCGCTTCTTTGAACGTTTTATTAAATTACGATTAGCACATGTTTATCCAGAAATGCATTTTCAGGAGGACTTAAATAAGTGA
- the yqeH gene encoding ribosome biogenesis GTPase YqeH: MSETSEETLYCIGCGAAIQTTDPKAAGYTPNSALQKSLASDAQDLYCQRCFRLRHYNEIVPVGLTDDDFRRLLATIRDANALVVYVVDIFDLNGSIIPGLQRFVGDNPVLLVGNKEDVLPRQLRRTKLREWMNQQVRAQGIKPVDVALTSAKKGHAIDDLLAMIEKYRRGRDVYVVGVTNVGKSTLINRIIANNTGLKDLITTSRFPGTTLDKIEIPLDDGHKMVDTPGIIHPEQMAHVLSGDDLKLVSPQKEIRPKGFQLGNGQTLFLGGVARLDIVDTLKPTGTVYVDNNLTLHRTRTENADNFYTKHVGELITPPTGAAVADFPPLVRHEFKVTETSDIVFEGLGWVTVAADTRVAGWAPKGVAVLTRPAMINKR, translated from the coding sequence GTGAGTGAAACATCAGAAGAAACTTTATATTGTATCGGCTGTGGGGCGGCCATTCAAACGACGGACCCCAAAGCGGCGGGGTATACCCCGAATAGTGCGCTGCAAAAATCATTAGCAAGCGATGCGCAGGACTTATATTGTCAACGTTGTTTTCGACTGCGGCACTACAACGAAATCGTGCCAGTTGGTTTAACGGATGATGATTTTCGGCGCTTACTGGCAACGATTCGAGATGCCAACGCGCTAGTCGTCTACGTGGTTGATATTTTTGATCTAAATGGGAGCATTATCCCGGGCCTGCAACGGTTCGTTGGTGATAACCCTGTTTTGTTAGTCGGTAACAAGGAAGACGTTTTGCCACGGCAATTACGGCGGACTAAATTGCGTGAATGGATGAACCAACAAGTTCGGGCGCAAGGTATCAAACCGGTAGACGTGGCATTGACGAGTGCTAAAAAGGGCCATGCTATTGACGACTTATTAGCGATGATTGAAAAATATCGGCGCGGTCGGGATGTCTATGTCGTTGGGGTCACGAATGTCGGTAAATCGACCTTGATTAATCGAATCATTGCCAATAATACCGGTTTGAAGGACTTGATCACGACGTCGCGGTTCCCTGGCACGACGTTGGATAAAATCGAAATTCCGTTGGACGATGGCCACAAGATGGTTGACACGCCTGGGATTATTCATCCCGAACAGATGGCACACGTATTGTCTGGCGATGATTTGAAGTTGGTCTCACCGCAAAAAGAAATTCGGCCCAAAGGGTTTCAATTGGGCAACGGTCAGACCTTATTCTTAGGTGGCGTCGCCCGTTTGGACATCGTTGATACGCTGAAGCCAACTGGGACGGTTTACGTTGACAACAATCTGACGTTACATCGGACCCGGACAGAAAATGCCGATAATTTCTATACGAAACATGTCGGCGAGTTGATCACACCACCAACTGGCGCGGCAGTCGCAGACTTTCCACCGTTAGTTCGGCACGAATTCAAGGTCACTGAAACGAGTGACATCGTGTTTGAAGGCCTAGGATGGGTCACTGTTGCTGCGGATACGCGGGTTGCAGGCTGGGCGCCTAAGGGTGTTGCTGTGCTCACACGGCCAGCGATGATCAACAAACGCTAA
- the yhbY gene encoding ribosome assembly RNA-binding protein YhbY: MENLRGKQKHYLRGEAHHMRPLFAVGKNGLTDEWLTQLTGALDKRELIKVNILQNADVTTADVKAAIEQNTAITVVQTIGRVLVLYLPASHEEDRHYSLEVAKL; the protein is encoded by the coding sequence ATGGAAAATTTACGTGGAAAACAGAAGCACTATTTACGTGGTGAAGCCCACCACATGCGGCCACTTTTTGCCGTGGGTAAGAATGGCTTGACTGATGAGTGGTTGACACAGCTGACTGGTGCACTCGACAAACGCGAGCTCATCAAAGTTAACATCTTACAAAATGCCGATGTGACGACTGCGGATGTGAAGGCGGCCATCGAACAAAATACGGCTATCACGGTTGTTCAAACCATTGGCCGGGTGCTGGTCCTATACTTGCCAGCAAGTCATGAGGAAGACCGGCACTACTCATTAGAAGTTGCAAAGTTATAG
- a CDS encoding nicotinate-nucleotide adenylyltransferase has product MQTVNQTATKVLTETVTNRPRRRVGILGGTFNPPHLGHLIMAQQVGDQLGLDEVRFMPDAEPPHVDEKKTIAVEDRANMVQEAIVDNPLFRLETAEIERGGKSYTYDTMKALKAKHPDTQYYFIIGGDMVDYLHTWYHIEDLVKLVTFVGIKRTGYPTTSQYPVIWVDAPLIDISSTQIRQKISHGHSVRYLVPEAVAAYIKEHHLYEQND; this is encoded by the coding sequence GTGCAGACGGTTAATCAAACAGCGACGAAAGTTCTGACGGAAACGGTGACGAATCGACCTCGACGCCGTGTTGGTATTTTAGGTGGCACGTTTAACCCACCGCATTTAGGGCACTTGATCATGGCCCAACAAGTTGGTGACCAGCTTGGTCTGGATGAGGTTCGCTTCATGCCGGATGCTGAGCCACCACACGTTGATGAAAAAAAGACGATTGCGGTCGAGGACCGGGCCAATATGGTCCAAGAAGCAATCGTCGATAATCCGCTTTTTCGGTTGGAAACTGCCGAAATTGAGCGGGGTGGTAAGAGTTATACTTACGACACGATGAAGGCACTCAAGGCGAAACATCCAGATACCCAGTACTATTTTATTATCGGCGGGGATATGGTCGATTATTTGCACACATGGTACCATATCGAGGATCTCGTGAAGCTGGTCACCTTTGTCGGTATCAAACGGACAGGGTATCCGACGACGAGTCAATATCCCGTCATCTGGGTCGATGCACCACTGATTGACATTAGTTCGACCCAGATTCGTCAAAAAATCAGTCATGGCCATTCCGTTCGCTATTTAGTGCCGGAAGCCGTGGCCGCTTATATTAAGGAGCATCATTTGTATGAGCAAAACGATTGA
- the yqeK gene encoding bis(5'-nucleosyl)-tetraphosphatase (symmetrical) YqeK, with product MSKTIEYTEDIVPYSHEALMAKVAAQLTDSRYQHCLRVEQTARKLAEANGVDVELAGIAGLLHDYAKQRDDATFIELIKSRGMAPDLVAYGNGVWHGYVGAELIKDELHIYNEAILNAVRLHTVGAPYMTKLDQIIFMADFIEPARDFPGVDEARKATAESLAAGVRFQIQHTLAYLIQKGAPVYPQTLATYNAWVGGVAPEYAN from the coding sequence ATGAGCAAAACGATTGAGTATACTGAAGACATTGTTCCGTATAGCCACGAAGCGTTAATGGCCAAAGTCGCAGCACAGTTGACTGATAGCCGTTATCAGCACTGCTTACGTGTTGAACAAACGGCGCGAAAGTTAGCTGAAGCCAACGGCGTGGACGTTGAATTAGCTGGAATTGCGGGCTTGTTACATGATTACGCCAAGCAGCGTGACGACGCGACCTTTATCGAGCTGATCAAGTCGCGGGGGATGGCACCAGACTTGGTGGCATATGGTAACGGGGTATGGCACGGCTATGTTGGTGCTGAACTCATCAAGGACGAACTACACATTTATAATGAGGCGATTCTCAACGCAGTGCGGTTGCACACCGTTGGGGCGCCGTATATGACGAAATTAGATCAAATTATTTTTATGGCTGATTTTATTGAACCGGCGCGAGATTTCCCAGGCGTTGATGAAGCGCGCAAGGCGACTGCTGAGTCGCTTGCAGCGGGAGTCCGTTTCCAGATTCAACATACATTAGCCTATTTAATTCAAAAGGGTGCGCCCGTTTATCCACAGACGTTAGCAACTTATAATGCCTGGGTCGGTGGCGTTGCACCTGAATATGCCAACTAA
- the rsfS gene encoding ribosome silencing factor, whose translation MDSKELLQLTVEAADDKRADDIVALDVAEVSLMADYFVILSADSKRQVQAIADNIVEFIRKAGSDVKSVEGRTAGEWVLIDAGDVIVHVFQKDARAHYNLEKLWSDAPLVDVDQWVNA comes from the coding sequence ATGGATAGCAAAGAACTTTTACAATTAACTGTTGAGGCTGCTGATGACAAGCGGGCCGATGACATTGTCGCATTGGACGTCGCTGAAGTTAGCTTGATGGCTGATTATTTCGTGATTTTATCAGCTGATTCCAAACGCCAAGTCCAAGCCATCGCGGATAACATCGTTGAATTTATTCGCAAGGCGGGTTCAGACGTGAAGAGTGTCGAAGGTCGGACTGCCGGTGAATGGGTCTTGATCGATGCCGGTGACGTGATTGTACACGTCTTCCAAAAGGATGCGCGCGCACACTACAACCTTGAAAAGTTGTGGTCTGACGCCCCATTGGTAGACGTTGATCAATGGGTCAACGCATGA
- a CDS encoding class I SAM-dependent DNA methyltransferase → MIYQTFAELYDELFDPAMYQQWLDFVRRELPHKDGQLLELACGTGRLGVLLAQDGYQVTGLDLSDNMLALAQNHADEAAVTLPLLQGDMLDLSAIGQFDAVTCFADSFCYLPDIATVQQAFEQVAQHLTASGEFLFDVITPYQTDEVYPGYMYNYRDEDRAFMWTSYAGEQPHSAEHDLTFFIYNEDKQAFDEVSELHQERTYVLADYQQALQAAGFSQVTVSADFGRQQPDAQTTRWFFKCRK, encoded by the coding sequence ATGATTTATCAGACGTTTGCCGAACTTTACGATGAACTTTTTGATCCAGCCATGTACCAGCAATGGCTGGATTTTGTCCGTCGGGAGTTACCTCATAAGGACGGTCAATTGTTGGAATTGGCCTGTGGAACGGGTCGATTGGGTGTGTTACTCGCACAGGATGGTTATCAAGTGACCGGATTAGATTTATCAGACAATATGTTGGCATTGGCTCAAAACCATGCGGATGAGGCGGCGGTGACCTTACCACTCTTACAAGGGGACATGCTGGACTTATCAGCCATTGGCCAGTTTGATGCTGTCACGTGTTTTGCCGATTCATTTTGCTATTTGCCTGATATCGCGACGGTGCAGCAGGCTTTTGAGCAGGTTGCGCAGCACTTAACGGCGAGTGGTGAATTCCTCTTCGACGTGATTACGCCGTATCAAACGGATGAGGTCTATCCAGGTTATATGTATAATTATCGTGATGAAGACCGGGCATTTATGTGGACCAGTTATGCCGGGGAACAACCGCACAGTGCCGAGCATGATTTGACGTTTTTTATCTACAATGAAGACAAACAAGCTTTCGATGAAGTCAGCGAATTACATCAAGAACGCACGTATGTGTTAGCTGATTACCAGCAGGCACTGCAGGCGGCTGGATTCAGTCAAGTGACGGTGAGTGCGGATTTTGGTCGGCAACAACCGGATGCCCAGACGACGCGCTGGTTCTTCAAATGTCGTAAATAA
- a CDS encoding nucleotidyltransferase: MQAVGLITEYNPLHNGHRYHLQRAKQLTGADCVVVVMSGNWLQRGEPAILDKWTRSKLALENGADLVVELPVFYATQPAHLFAEGGIRLLSALGCTSVVFGAEHPDLDFKRLTAEIEGHQDAFSHYNATYATQFNAALKAATGVTLTAANDMLSFCYYTANQALAHPMQLYPIQRQQADHATPTITAGQAYASGTAIRQAAFAQDWPAIAPVVPSDTLTALKSQRLQRWQDFWPLLHYQLLTVDVAHSGQYDQMAEGLEYRMQAMAQQATDFDNFMHLVKSKRYTYTRLQRVATAALLQLTQQEVQAAQAAPYLRLLGFTPKGQAYLHQVKKQLPLPLYTKINQDLRQHALNLDYRAGRVYELINGQSQDLYRRPWRMPAISVDQPELS, encoded by the coding sequence ATGCAAGCAGTCGGGTTAATAACTGAATATAATCCATTGCATAATGGTCATCGCTATCACTTGCAGCGTGCCAAACAGCTGACTGGTGCCGATTGTGTCGTAGTCGTCATGAGCGGCAATTGGTTACAGCGTGGTGAACCCGCCATTCTGGATAAGTGGACCCGGTCTAAGCTAGCCTTGGAAAACGGGGCGGATTTGGTGGTTGAATTGCCGGTGTTTTATGCCACGCAGCCGGCCCACTTATTCGCTGAGGGTGGCATTCGGTTGTTGAGTGCGCTGGGCTGTACGAGTGTCGTTTTTGGCGCGGAACACCCAGATTTAGACTTTAAACGGTTGACGGCTGAGATTGAAGGCCATCAAGATGCGTTTAGTCACTACAACGCCACCTATGCGACGCAGTTCAACGCTGCCTTAAAAGCGGCGACTGGGGTGACATTAACGGCGGCCAATGACATGCTGAGCTTTTGTTATTACACTGCCAATCAGGCTTTGGCGCACCCGATGCAGTTGTATCCCATCCAGCGCCAACAGGCCGACCATGCTACGCCGACGATAACGGCTGGACAAGCGTACGCGAGTGGCACAGCGATTCGTCAGGCAGCTTTTGCGCAGGATTGGCCTGCGATCGCGCCAGTCGTACCGAGCGATACACTGACGGCGTTAAAGAGCCAGCGGTTGCAGCGGTGGCAAGACTTTTGGCCGTTGCTGCATTATCAACTACTAACGGTCGACGTGGCTCATAGCGGGCAATACGACCAAATGGCAGAAGGACTCGAGTATCGCATGCAAGCGATGGCCCAACAAGCGACGGACTTTGATAACTTTATGCACCTTGTCAAGTCCAAACGGTACACGTATACGCGGCTCCAACGCGTGGCAACGGCAGCTTTATTGCAACTGACGCAACAGGAGGTGCAAGCCGCCCAAGCAGCACCGTATTTACGGTTGCTCGGGTTTACCCCTAAGGGTCAGGCTTACTTGCATCAGGTCAAAAAACAATTGCCGCTACCACTGTATACCAAAATTAATCAAGATTTACGACAACATGCGCTTAATCTTGATTACCGAGCGGGACGGGTCTATGAATTAATTAATGGACAGTCTCAAGATTTATATCGGCGACCTTGGCGAATGCCAGCAATTTCAGTTGACCAACCAGAACTTTCTTGA
- a CDS encoding YceD family protein, with protein MKWSLSQLKTYRETPLQFDEALDLKHSLMSRYPEIIDVKSVHATGLASYDKDNVLITAKIDATLTLPSSRSLTPVDVPLAFQMTEYYVPQGTDLSRFDEETDTVIILPEDDILDFDVAVEDNILIHIPMQILSEAEQDGAPMPTGKGWEVLSEDDQALQAAELKTVDPRLAKLKDLFPDQEDKD; from the coding sequence ATGAAATGGTCACTTTCACAGCTTAAAACGTACCGTGAAACGCCACTCCAGTTTGATGAAGCATTGGACTTAAAACACTCCTTGATGAGCCGTTATCCTGAAATTATCGATGTTAAATCCGTTCACGCAACGGGTTTGGCCAGTTATGACAAGGATAATGTGCTGATCACTGCGAAGATTGACGCGACGTTAACGTTGCCGTCAAGTCGGTCGCTAACGCCAGTGGATGTGCCATTGGCTTTTCAGATGACAGAATATTATGTTCCCCAGGGAACGGATCTCAGTCGCTTTGACGAGGAGACCGATACGGTAATTATTTTACCTGAAGATGATATTTTAGATTTTGATGTCGCTGTGGAGGATAATATTTTAATTCACATCCCCATGCAGATTCTTTCTGAAGCTGAGCAAGACGGGGCCCCAATGCCAACAGGTAAGGGCTGGGAAGTTCTCTCTGAGGACGACCAAGCGTTGCAGGCTGCAGAACTTAAAACTGTTGATCCGCGTTTAGCTAAGTTAAAAGACCTGTTCCCTGATCAGGAAGACAAGGATTAA
- the rpmF gene encoding 50S ribosomal protein L32 → MAVPARRTSKMRKRNRRGHIKLATPNLAPCPNCGELRVSHRVCPSCGYYNGKQVVKVNN, encoded by the coding sequence ATGGCTGTACCAGCAAGAAGAACATCTAAGATGCGTAAACGCAACCGTCGTGGTCATATTAAATTGGCTACACCAAATTTGGCACCATGCCCAAATTGTGGCGAATTACGTGTATCACACCGTGTTTGCCCAAGTTGTGGTTACTACAACGGCAAGCAAGTCGTAAAAGTAAACAACTAA
- a CDS encoding PepSY domain-containing protein: MMSKRSGVGLVLLSVILLAGCGTRQSEKDEATSQSRSSQSNSTKSVTDTTKVSLNAAIKAFQQQYPDAGLTSIELEDQLGRPVYTLEGVGGTQEHELQLNGRTGKVISKHSERLDQDDQAEVENDRLNLKKVISPSKAVAIAVHDRNGGYASELKLDKDNGTTYWEVQVHQGKQQVEIKIDAQEGSILKTEHDD; the protein is encoded by the coding sequence ATGATGAGCAAAAGAAGTGGCGTCGGGCTGGTACTGCTAAGTGTGATCTTGTTAGCGGGGTGTGGGACCCGGCAGTCGGAGAAAGACGAGGCGACCAGCCAGTCGCGTAGTAGTCAAAGTAATTCGACCAAAAGTGTGACGGATACGACAAAGGTGTCCTTAAACGCGGCCATCAAGGCATTTCAACAACAATATCCGGATGCCGGTTTGACGAGTATCGAGCTAGAAGATCAACTCGGCCGCCCCGTTTATACGCTGGAAGGTGTCGGTGGCACTCAAGAGCATGAATTACAGCTGAACGGGCGGACGGGAAAGGTCATCAGCAAACACTCCGAACGGCTGGACCAGGACGACCAAGCTGAGGTTGAGAACGACCGACTCAATTTGAAAAAGGTCATCAGTCCTAGTAAAGCGGTTGCGATTGCTGTCCATGATCGTAATGGCGGTTATGCCAGTGAGCTCAAACTGGATAAGGACAACGGCACGACTTATTGGGAAGTCCAGGTGCATCAAGGAAAACAACAAGTTGAGATTAAGATTGACGCCCAGGAAGGAAGTATTTTGAAAACTGAACATGACGATTAG
- the gndA gene encoding NADP-dependent phosphogluconate dehydrogenase, with protein MSNEKPQIGVIGMAVMGKNLALNIESRGYKVAIFNRTGSKTEKVVMDHADKQLVPSYKIEDFVASLETPRRIIMMVKAGKPTDAVIDELLPLLDKGDVLIDGGNTNFNDTMARNARLDKSGINFIGMGVSGGELGALQGPSLMPGGQKEAYDLVAPILEKISAKAPQDGAPCVTYIGPNGAGHYVKMVHNGIEYGDEELIDESYNIMRNVAGLSVDEMSDIFTDWNKGELSSYLIEITADILSRKDDLGEDKTKPIVDMILDRGNNKGTGKWSSEDALNIQVPQSVITEAVYARYISMMKNERVAASKKLAGPTADVKLPAKEELVEKIRQALYFSKIMSYAQGFEQLRFASEHYNWDLKFGELAQIWRAGCIIRAQFLQNITDAFDKKPDLNNLLMDDYFAEIAAKYQQSTREVLSLAIQAGVPVPSFSAALSYYDSYRAEVLPANLLQAQRDYFGAHTYERTDREGLFHYSWYEEQ; from the coding sequence ATGAGTAATGAAAAACCACAAATTGGTGTCATTGGGATGGCCGTCATGGGTAAAAACCTGGCGTTGAACATCGAAAGCCGCGGCTACAAAGTTGCGATTTTTAACCGGACGGGTTCTAAGACTGAAAAGGTCGTTATGGACCACGCTGATAAGCAACTCGTTCCAAGTTACAAGATCGAAGACTTTGTCGCTTCACTTGAAACACCACGTCGAATCATCATGATGGTCAAGGCTGGTAAGCCAACTGATGCTGTGATTGATGAATTATTACCATTACTAGATAAGGGCGATGTCTTAATTGATGGTGGGAACACCAACTTTAACGACACGATGGCTCGTAACGCTCGTTTGGACAAATCAGGAATCAACTTCATCGGCATGGGTGTTTCCGGTGGTGAATTAGGCGCCTTACAAGGCCCATCATTGATGCCTGGTGGCCAAAAGGAAGCTTATGACTTAGTTGCCCCAATCTTGGAAAAGATCTCTGCTAAGGCCCCTCAAGACGGCGCACCTTGCGTCACTTACATTGGCCCGAATGGTGCTGGTCACTACGTCAAGATGGTCCACAACGGTATCGAATACGGGGACGAAGAATTAATCGACGAATCTTACAACATTATGCGTAACGTTGCTGGGTTATCGGTTGACGAAATGTCCGATATCTTTACTGATTGGAACAAGGGCGAATTAAGCAGCTACTTGATCGAAATCACCGCTGATATCTTGTCACGTAAAGATGATTTAGGCGAAGACAAGACCAAGCCAATCGTTGACATGATCTTAGACCGTGGGAACAACAAGGGAACTGGTAAGTGGAGTTCCGAAGATGCGTTGAACATCCAAGTCCCACAATCAGTCATTACTGAAGCCGTTTATGCACGTTACATCTCAATGATGAAGAACGAACGGGTTGCTGCTTCTAAGAAGTTAGCTGGCCCAACTGCTGACGTTAAATTACCAGCCAAGGAAGAATTGGTTGAAAAGATTCGTCAAGCGCTCTACTTCAGTAAAATCATGAGTTATGCGCAAGGCTTCGAACAATTACGGTTCGCTTCTGAACACTATAACTGGGATCTGAAGTTCGGTGAACTTGCTCAAATCTGGCGTGCCGGCTGCATTATCCGGGCCCAATTCTTACAAAACATCACCGATGCATTTGATAAGAAGCCAGATTTAAACAACTTGTTGATGGACGACTACTTTGCTGAAATCGCAGCTAAGTATCAACAATCAACTCGTGAAGTATTGAGTCTTGCCATCCAAGCTGGTGTACCAGTACCTTCATTCAGTGCGGCATTGTCATACTATGACTCATACCGTGCAGAAGTTTTACCTGCTAACTTGTTACAAGCACAACGGGATTACTTCGGTGCCCACACCTACGAACGGACTGACCGTGAAGGCTTGTTCCATTACAGTTGGTACGAAGAACAATAA
- a CDS encoding replication-associated recombination protein A, with protein MRQESLFNPDKASASPLAYRVRPVNLDGFKGQDHLLGPGKLLRQLIAEDQLPSLIFWGPPGVGKTTLAEIIAQQTQSHFITFSAVTSGIKAIREIMDEAEANRDFGEKTIVFIDEIHRFNKAQQDAFLPYVERGSITLIGATTENPSFEINAALLSRCKVLVLKALTTDALVAVLQGALDNPNGFPDLTIHLQPDTLQLIAEFANGDARMALNTLEMAVLNGDRHGQDVTITTAGLSQLINTKSLRYDKHGEEHYNIISALHKSMRNSDVDAAIYWLMRMLAGGEDPLYIARRLIRFASEDIGLADRQALPLTVAVFQACQMIGMPECDVNLTEAVTYLALAPKSNALYAAKSAAQADIKATGNLPVPLQIRNAPTKLMKDLGYGSDYQYAHYTADKLTTMTTMPAELSTHHYYEPTSQGQEKAWQQRLAAIRQWHQQHQSNDQPDDET; from the coding sequence ATGCGGCAAGAATCATTATTTAATCCCGACAAGGCCAGCGCGAGTCCATTGGCCTATCGGGTTCGGCCGGTGAACTTGGATGGCTTCAAAGGCCAAGACCATTTATTAGGCCCAGGTAAACTATTGCGGCAACTGATTGCTGAAGACCAGTTACCGTCGCTGATTTTCTGGGGACCACCCGGGGTCGGTAAGACGACATTGGCTGAAATCATTGCCCAGCAGACACAGTCGCATTTTATTACGTTTAGCGCGGTCACTAGTGGCATCAAGGCGATTCGTGAAATTATGGATGAGGCCGAAGCCAACCGCGATTTTGGTGAAAAGACGATCGTATTCATTGATGAAATTCATCGGTTCAATAAAGCCCAACAAGACGCCTTTTTGCCGTATGTTGAACGGGGAAGTATCACCCTAATTGGGGCGACAACTGAAAATCCATCGTTTGAGATCAACGCGGCGTTACTCTCACGGTGTAAAGTGTTAGTCTTAAAAGCATTGACGACGGACGCATTGGTCGCCGTTTTGCAAGGCGCGCTAGACAATCCCAATGGATTCCCAGACTTAACCATCCATCTGCAACCTGATACGCTCCAATTAATTGCGGAATTTGCGAATGGGGATGCCCGGATGGCGCTAAATACACTAGAGATGGCGGTGCTAAACGGCGACCGTCATGGACAAGACGTGACGATCACTACGGCTGGATTATCGCAGTTGATCAATACCAAGTCATTGCGCTACGACAAGCATGGTGAGGAACACTATAATATCATTTCTGCCTTGCATAAATCGATGCGGAATAGTGACGTGGATGCTGCCATTTACTGGCTGATGCGGATGCTTGCGGGTGGTGAAGATCCGTTGTACATTGCGCGCCGACTGATTCGATTTGCCAGTGAAGATATTGGCCTGGCGGACCGGCAAGCCTTGCCGCTGACAGTCGCGGTCTTTCAAGCCTGCCAAATGATTGGGATGCCAGAGTGTGACGTCAACCTGACCGAAGCAGTCACTTATTTGGCGCTCGCGCCGAAATCCAATGCGCTGTATGCAGCGAAATCAGCCGCACAAGCTGATATCAAGGCGACGGGTAATTTACCGGTTCCGTTGCAGATTCGTAATGCGCCCACAAAATTAATGAAAGATTTAGGTTATGGTTCCGATTATCAATATGCACATTACACAGCCGATAAATTAACGACCATGACCACGATGCCAGCCGAGTTGAGTACGCATCATTATTACGAGCCAACCAGCCAAGGACAAGAGAAAGCCTGGCAACAACGGCTGGCTGCAATTCGTCAGTGGCACCAGCAACACCAGTCGAATGACCAGCCAGATGACGAGACATAA
- a CDS encoding response regulator transcription factor, giving the protein MSRILIIEDEKNLARFVELELKHEGYDIQVEYNGRKGLDAALAEDFDAILLDLMLPELNGLEVCRRVREVKNTPIIMMTARDSVIDRVSGLDHGADDYIVKPFAIEELLARLRALLRRIDLESEQQSTKQTTVTYKDLTIEKENLVVKRGDEVINLTKREYELLLTLMENINVVLARDVLLNKVWGYESEVETNVVDVYIRYLRNKIDRPGEKSYIQTVRGTGYVIRS; this is encoded by the coding sequence ATGAGTCGAATATTAATTATTGAGGATGAAAAAAACCTCGCACGCTTCGTTGAATTAGAATTAAAACACGAAGGCTATGATATTCAAGTTGAATATAACGGCCGTAAGGGGTTAGACGCAGCGTTAGCTGAAGATTTTGATGCCATCCTATTAGACCTAATGTTACCAGAACTTAATGGACTTGAAGTTTGTCGGCGGGTGCGTGAAGTCAAGAATACACCAATCATTATGATGACGGCTCGCGATTCTGTAATCGACCGGGTCTCTGGACTTGATCACGGTGCTGACGACTACATCGTTAAACCTTTTGCCATCGAAGAATTATTGGCACGGCTACGGGCCTTACTTCGGCGGATTGATTTGGAAAGCGAACAACAAAGTACCAAGCAAACGACGGTCACTTACAAGGACTTGACGATTGAAAAGGAAAACTTAGTCGTTAAGCGCGGTGACGAGGTCATCAATTTAACTAAACGTGAATATGAACTGTTATTGACCTTAATGGAAAATATTAACGTGGTCTTAGCACGAGATGTCTTGTTGAACAAGGTCTGGGGCTATGAATCTGAAGTTGAAACCAACGTCGTGGATGTTTATATTCGTTATCTACGTAACAAGATTGACCGACCAGGTGAAAAGAGTTACATCCAAACTGTTCGTGGGACTGGATACGTGATTCGTTCTTAA